In Tachysurus vachellii isolate PV-2020 chromosome 1, HZAU_Pvac_v1, whole genome shotgun sequence, a genomic segment contains:
- the exoc3 gene encoding exocyst complex component 3, which yields MEETNREAVATAVQRVAGMLQRSDQLDKVEQYRRREARKKASVEARLKAAIQSQLDGVRTGLTQLHNALCDVKDIQNSLADVSKDWRQSINTIENLKDVKEAVVQHSQLASAVENLKNIFSVPEIVQETRELIERGELLQAHRRLMDLECTRDNLLYEQHRLDSRSAPEPGLIGAYFGEVQGLSDELAKQLWLVMQRTLVTVRRDPTMLVSAVRIIEREEKVDRRMLERNRQTSFLPPGRPKRWKNRMSEVLEGTVSGRIESAQAETRQSDKMWLVRLLEITRRYVLDDLLIVKNLLVQCFPPHYDTFPLFLDLYHKAVSSRVQELAEDDLEPNEIVSLLTWVLNTYKSAEMMGHADLSPECDVKQLEPLLPEDVVNQLLGKYLTTFTSNITGWLRKALETDKKDWQKDTEPEADQDGYYQTTLPAIVFQMFEQNLQVAAQINETFKEQVLMLCLKQMNTFLIRYRDEAIAYKEEHLKDRKLPQCYVQYMIAIINNCQTFKESINSLKRKYSQSTENNISDAAIEKTLNEVAKDGCQFLLDEVFLDLENHLSELMTRKWLTGSHAVDTICVTVEDYFNDFAKIKKPCNQKMTREAHRRVVVEYLKAVMQKRITFKNAEERKEGAERMIKEADQFSFLFKKLSAGEDTDWLCGSISAIAEVFKLTDPTLLFLEVSTLVSKYPDIREEHIIALLAVRGDATRDTRQMIIETLNQSKPSVSPNTQPVFKDITVPTISAMTAMAVPKLLK from the exons ATGGAGGAGACGAACAGAGAGGCGGTAGCTACAGCTGTGCAGAGAGTGGCAGGGATGCTGCAGCGCTCTGACCAGCTGGACAAAGTGGAGCAGTACAGACGCAGAGAGGCAAGAAAGAAGGCATCTGTGGAGGCCAGGCTTAAG GCCGCTATCCAGTCCCAGTTGGACGGAGTGCGCACAGGCCTGACACAGCTTCACAATGCCCTGTGTGACGTCAAGGACATTCAGAACTCGCTGGCTGACGTCAGTAAGGACTGGAGGCAGAGCATCAACACCATCGAGAACCTGAAGGACGTTAAGGAGGCCGTGGTGCAGCACAGTCAGCTGGCCTCCGCAGTGGAGAACCTCAAGAACATCTTTTCAG TGCCGGAGATTGTGCAGGAGACACGTGAGCTGATTGAGCGTGGTGAGCTGCTGCAAGCACACCGTCGACTCATGGACCTGGAGTGCACAAGAGACAACCTACTTTATGAGCAGCACCGATTGGACAGCAGGAGCGCGCCCGAGCCGGGGCTCATTGGAGCCTACTTTGGTGAGGTTCAAGGCCTCTCCGACGAGCTTGCTAAACAGCTGTGGCTGGTCATGCAGCGTACCCTGGTCACCGTGCGGCGTGACCCAACCATGCTGGTGTCAGCAGTGCGCATTATCGAGCGCGAGGAGAAGGTGGACCGTCGCATGCTAGAGCGCAACCGGCAGACCTCCTTCCTCCCTCCGGGTCGGCCTAAGCGTTGGAAAAACCGAATGAGCGAGGTTCTGGAGGGCACGGTGAGCGGGCGCATCGAGAGCGCGCAGGCCGAGACGCGGCAGTCCGACAAGATGTGGCTGGTGCGCTTGCTGGAGATCACACGCCGCTATGTGCTGGACGACCTCCTCATTGTCAAGAACCTGTTGGTGCAGTGCTTCCCACCACACTACGACACCTTCCCCCTGTTCCTGGACCTCTACCACAAAGCCGTGTCCTCACGTGTCCAGGAGCTTGCTGAAGATGACCTGGAGCCCAACGAGATTGTGTCTCTGCTCACCTGGGTGCTCAACACGTACAAAAG TGCCGAGATGATGGGCCATGCAGATTTGTCCCCTGAGTGTGACGTCAAGCAGCTGGAGCCGCTGCTGCCTGAGGATGTGGTAAACCAACTGCTCGGGAAATACCTGACCACTTTCACT TCAAACATCACAGGCTGGCTGAGGAAAGCTCTGGAAACAGATAAGAAGGACTGGCAGAAGGACACGGAGCCCGAGGCAGATCAGGACGGCTACTACCAGACCACTCTACCTGCCATCGTCTTCCAG atGTTTGAACAGAACCTGCAAGTGGCTGCTCAGATCAACGAGACGTTTAAAGAGCAGGTGCTGATGCTCTGTCTGAAACAGATGAACACCTTCCTCATCAG GTACAGGGACGAGGCCATTGCTTACAAAGAGGAGCATCTGAAGGATCGTAAGCTCCCACAGTGCTACGTCCAGTACATGATCGCCATCATCAATAACTGCCAGACCTTTaa GGAATCTATAAATAGCCTGAAACGGAAATACTCACAGTCGACCGAGAACAACATAAGCGACGCCGCCATCGAAAAAACACTGAATGAAGTGGCCAAGGACGGCTGCCAGTTCTTATTGGATGAAGTCTTCCTGGATTTGGAA AATCATCTGAGTGAGCTGATGACCCGGAAGTGGTTGACCGGCTCTCATGCAGTGGACACCATCTGTGTGACTGTGGAGGATTACTTCAACGACTTCGCCAAAATTAAAAAGCCTTGTAATCAG aaaatgACCCGTGAGGCTCACCGGCGCGTAGTCGTGGAGTACCTGAAGGCCGTCATGCAGAAACGCATCACGTTTAAAAATGcagaagagaggaaagagggAGCGGAGAGGATGATCAAAGAGGCAGATCAGTTCAGCTTTCTGTTCAAAAAACTCTCTGCT GGAGAGGACACGGACTGGCTGTGTGGCTCCATCTCTGCTATAGCCGAGGTGTTCAAGCTGACTGACCCCACTCTTCTCTTCCTGGAAGTGTCCACACTGGTCTCCAAGTACCCTGACATCAG ggaggAGCATATCATAGCTTTGCTGGCAGTTAGAGGCGATGCTACTCGTGACACGCGGCAGATGATCATCGAGACGCTGAACCAGAGCAAACCGTCCGTCTCCCCCAACACGCAGCCCGTCTTCAAAGATATCACCGTGCCAACCATCTCAGCCATGACCGCAATGGCGGTGCCTAAACTGTTAAAATAA